tcttttgtctgaaacttctaggTTCTCATCCTCGTCCTTTGGATGTTAAGTACCTACCAAtagcagcgtatgataagctcattaaattttgatcttgatTTGCAACCTATATCCTCCAAAGTCAAGCGTGCTTAAAAACATCTTACTTCAGAAAACATATTACGATGCTGAATGGTCAgcaggcttcaattgttgtacAAGTCTCAATTTATAAGGAAGGAAATAAATAGATTCGAATCATCAGCACCTGCAGCAACTATATTTTTGATTAACCGTGCATCCAGGACATCGTAAGTTCTGTCAAGTATCTCAACGATAACCAACCGTCCTGTTTGAGTCACCACTTTTAAAGCACGCAATGATTCTTGTCAGATCTAACTCATTCATTTGATGGtgtgaaaaatacttttgaaaaaccACACCAGGTCGCAATATAAAATAAGCAAACAAGGCGTTTTCGaacactattttaaatttactttccgAAAATAATgccaaaatttcaaaagttcttAAGACTAACTTTTCTAGGGTTATATTACATTTCATATTTTAACCGGTCGtccaaaaaaatatcttaccaacaaaacacaaaatcttatacaaaatttttcaaaatcggtGCGATTCCATTTTTATCGGCGtttataaaaacccaaaaatcaGACCTATCAtcaatttccaaaaacaaaactgatgcagaaaaaaaaattttacaatcAATTCGTGAAGCTCAGGAATACATTCTCAATGGAAACCTTCAAGAAGCTAAACATATACTTAAAGATGCTATTAAGATTGCCGATGACAATGAGTCCTTTGAAAACATTTCCTACTTGTGCGATCTCCTGTCATCGATCATCCTAAGCGAAGGTGATTTTTACGAAGCTGAAAGCGTTTTAGTGAAATTCACCGAGAGACTTCTTCAATTGGGTTATTCAGAAACTCATAATACTATTGTAACGTTCAAATTGAAATTAGCAAGAATTTATCAGCTACTTGGTAGTTTGGAAATGGCTGAGTATGGCTTTCGTGACTGCATACGGGTACAGGAAAACAAACTTCAAGAACTGAAACAGTTAGACGAAGAATCTAATGGAATTTACTTAACTGCTTTATTTTGGTATGGCAAGCTGTTGGCTGATCAAAAGGATTTCAATAAAGCACGACAGAAATACAAGTGTTGttggaaaagaattttaaaatcaacaacagTTGTTCCCGCTCAGAAAATGGTTGTCTTGCATAGTATTGCTAACGTTTCGGCTAGCTTGAATGTAAgttgtgtagattttattattgatgcaaatgtatttaaaaaaataataatattgtgtCTAGGACTTTGACGAAGCACTAGATTACCTCAATGCTGctttagaaatttgtattaGTGAAGACCCAAACAATAAAGACTTACCTATATTGGTTGTTCAAGTGGGtttgattttgattcaaaaacaGGTATATGAAAGTGCTTTATTGTGGTGTCAGGCTGGACATGAACTAGCAACATTTGAAGGGAATGAAATGGCGAAGAAAGAAGGtgaaaagtgtttaaaagaactcacaaaattaaaaatcataccatcataataaacataaatatttttatgaaaaaatatttgttctccAATTTATTCATGCGATTAGATGTTCCACATACGCCTGGGTGTACCTTAATAATTCTAAATCCATACAATAAAGAAATTGTGTGGTACAGCAGTCCATAGAGAACTGGGGTCTAGGAATGTAACTCTCAACTATTGCTGTGTGcgtgtaatgttgtcagggatggaggggacttaAGTTTTTGCGACGAATCCAAAGtgtttatttgagaaagcacttttcatgactagaattactcttggaggatttgtcaattcaagaggcagtatccgagAGAAAAACTAACTACCTACCACTCATATTTATGTAGTTTAGATGTTCAGTTCAGTTTCGTTTTATTTGTAGCacaatatttacattattttaaatttgacaaacaattttagagatttagaaaaacaaaatttctttacaactttaacataaataacaaatttataacaagattttaagaaaagaaaaaattataaatacatttatttaagggaaaacactacaagaaaaaaacccacatattaaacttaaaaactagtATTGAACATGTGATAATCgtcaattctattaaataaaaaaaaaaaaaaacaatattctgcttttatcaaaaatgttactttaaTTCTCGAGTCCGTTAATCTAATGTGGTTTTCcattaaaccaaaatattgatATGCCTTCGGCAGGccggcaatatttttttcttaaacgttTTCCAATGGGAAAAGTATTGATGTTTCTTCCCGACGAATtgattcgttttgaattcgtcTTTTGAGACGAACCTACACAGATTTTCACACTCATTTTAGCACATACTAAAAACTTGACAGTTTTGCAAACGTcaaatgaaattattgtttgtggaaaaaataattgaagagaaTTCAGCTTCGTTCTGTTgtaattataaatacaaaaaaattctgATTGGTATCGACCAATTGTTGCAATAGATTTTGCTGTGGTTGTCGTTGGCGTTGATGACGTGGCTGGTTTGTGTCCCCTGAAGTCGATGCAGACCCCAAAGTCGACGCTGATCCCGAGCTCGAAGCTGATTCCGAGATCGACGCCTATCTCGAGGTCGACGTCAGTACCGAAGTCGACGCCAACCCAGAGGTCGACGCTAATTCCGAGGTCGACGCTGATGTTGAGATCGATTTTGAAGTGGCTTGCGCTAAAGGTATTGAACCTTTTTTGGAATAGATTAGTCCTGGTGACACTCCTGTGTCTAAGAGGAAAGAGTCATCCCTCTGAATAATCTCGTTCATTTCCTCACCAAAATCCATTTCCTCATAGGCGGCACCACTGGTATTATTGTTGTCAATCACTTTTCGCGTTATTTTCGAAATGATGTTGAAACGTGTTTCAACTTGTTTGCAGGCTATTTTCTCATTAAACCTCTTGCTTATTTTTTCGGCGATGAAGCACcacatcatttttttattttgaattgc
This window of the Eupeodes corollae chromosome 3, idEupCoro1.1, whole genome shotgun sequence genome carries:
- the LOC129952005 gene encoding tetratricopeptide repeat protein 19, mitochondrial-like, with product MPKFQKFLRLTFLGLYYISYFNRSSKKISYQQNTKSYTKFFKIGAIPFLSAFIKTQKSDLSSISKNKTDAEKKILQSIREAQEYILNGNLQEAKHILKDAIKIADDNESFENISYLCDLLSSIILSEGDFYEAESVLVKFTERLLQLGYSETHNTIVTFKLKLARIYQLLGSLEMAEYGFRDCIRVQENKLQELKQLDEESNGIYLTALFWYGKLLADQKDFNKARQKYKCCWKRILKSTTVVPAQKMVVLHSIANVSASLNDFDEALDYLNAALEICISEDPNNKDLPILVVQVGLILIQKQVYESALLWCQAGHELATFEGNEMAKKEGEKCLKELTKLKIIPS